Below is a window of Humulus lupulus chromosome 2, drHumLupu1.1, whole genome shotgun sequence DNA.
TGAGTGTCTCATTCAAGCAATAGTCCTTCATCATCCTTATGATATAAAAGCCGTACTCTACTGACGATGTTTGGCGAGGGCAATTGACTATTTTCCACTTGAAATTTTTTTCATTCCTTCCTGTCTTTCGCTTAATGTGTGAAGAGACTATATATACATCAATATTAAgagcatattaattttttatttccatatcAAATAACCATATTATATTCTAAAATTAGTGTCAAATGTATTACCTGTTCATAAGGTTCTTCAAATCATTTGGAGGAGATTTTCTAAGTGGATCAAGATAGTAACATGTATGGTCATCTGGATCAATGATCACTAACATCCAGTGACGTCTGCATTTAaaacaaaattattaaaataaacatcataaggtataagtaaaattaatattaaatgaaaattttacttaCAAGAAATGGTATGGCATTAACCAAGTTTGACCCATCACTGTGTTATTGATACGCTCTGAGATAATTTCAGTCCGATTATCCATATTTGCCCCAAGTCTCGATGACCATGGTGGCTCAATGAAACCAAAATATTGTGATATCTCTCTATCGCACAACTGAGAATATATTATACTACATACATGAAAGTTAATCTACACATTCATATTCATTTATATGAATATTCATTGAGATATCATTTATAGGAGtattgtaattaaaattttgaagagaAAACATTGAAGTATAAAAGTAAATCAAACAACAAATACcttaatttactagcctagccatctatcacaatcaacacaaacaattcaaacaacacataggttttcatccatatatcacggcagcacacaaaattctcatgacctacttcactaatacatgcaagttttcaacatTTCGTTATCATCACAGCACATAAttataatctcagaacctacttcactatggatgaatatttaagatattcaaactcctctaacatacacatgtataatattaaaaagaataaaagaatatacCTCTTCCAATCAATAGCAAGCTTTTCTAATGCTCCTCACTAATTCTACtacctaaaaataaaattaatgctTGAAATATTATAACATGGAATATATTGTACTCAAAACTAATACAAGTACGAATGGGAACCAAAAAAACTGTTGTGCTCAAATAAATGCTAGTCCAAATGAATGAAACTTAGAGTAATCAGCAAAATAACCACACCTCCTATAATCCATTAATTATAGGGAACTGTGTCAAGCTTGTAAGGTAAAGAATATATCCAAGAAAGAAAATCCTACAGATTTTGATATGATGAATAAAGAGTAAATCATACTAAGCTTAAAGATAACTGAACATAAAGAAGAGAGCTAAGATTTATCCATTATCTTTTTATGCATAACCTCCAACACACAGAAGTGGTAGCAAATAACTTCTATATTATTTCTGGGTGAACcaaacaaattttaaattttccaTATTGATGAAGAATATTCAGAAGAGCAACATTTCAACAAATTATATTAACGCTCAAATCAATTATGAAACTTATATTAATGCTCTGGCATataaatttctaattaattttagATTTTGATAGGCCTCCAATACGTTTCACATATAGTAGACGACACAATAATTAGTTGTGGAGGTATTTTGGTATTTTGTATTGAACAGTGATCATATGTCCTTGATTGGTTACATATCTGGCAAGGTGTAGTGGTAGTTTAGCTTTGGGATGGTTGAGTAGGAATATATATTCTGCTCTTAGCTGGTGAGGTAGGCATTTAAGTTATTTTGGGTGAGCTTTGGCTCAAGTGAAGAGTCTCCAAGTTCTTTCAAACAACTTGGAAAGCTTTGTACTGGTGCTCAAGTAAAAAATACAGCATGCTGCCATATTACCCAAATTTGTGTTACTGTttgattgattgttgttctaTAGTTTCTGATCTCGTATTTGCTGTAAATTGGTATAGATTCCATGAGAAACCACCTAATCTACTCATGTCCCCATTCTCTTAAAGTTACTATAGAATCATTCTgttacataattaaataaaattattgatgTGTATAAGTCATGTTCAAACCAAAAGATTGGAGCTATAATTGTAAATAAGAATATTTACAGCAAGATTTCACAACCTAAATGGAGATCACCATGCTGGcaaaggaaaattaatttcataGATTTCATAGGAAACTCAGTTTCAATAAAATCCTATAATGTGGGTTGTATAACTTAAGAAAATAAGAAAGGAACGCGAACAAAAACAAGTGCTGATAATTCAGATTTTAGTGACATTTATGATATATGAATAATACAGGTTAACTCACTCCATTTTCAGGGCTAACTGCAACAACTATTGAGTAATATGCAACACTCACTTCACTTTCAAATACCCCGTGCcttaaaaattcaaaggaaatgATAGTTCTACATTGTGAAATTAGTGGATTATAGGAGGTGTGGTTAGTCCAAAGGAatgaaattaattgatttaaaagtCCCAAGAATGCTTTAAAGCTTCATCAACAAAATTCAAACTATTCAAATCAAGCAAACAGAAAGTACACTCTCCATGAATCAAACCCAATCCATGAAATTTTTCAGAAGTGGATAGATTGGTTCATTAGGATCATACCTAATAACTTTACTGCTCTCAGATAAACTTTTCATATCATGTGGACAAAAATTCGACCACAAGTATACATAACAAAATATTATGTATGATTTTGAGACCCACATGAGTATATGAGGTTGCTACATGAACATATATACCGAGGAGGTACAAAATTAGCAATTTTTATGCTTAAATCTTCTAGCTAAGCATAAAGACATTTCTCAACAAACTAATAAATATAAGTAGAGTACTCCAGTTTATTTAACATGTTTGCTCAACAATTCATACCTTTGTCAAAGGAACCAAGAAGCAAGTGACTTGGTGTCTATCTCGATGGCTATTTCTTCATTCAACAATAAATGTGTCCTTTCCATATAGTTCCATTAACAAATAAATCAAGATGTGTCCTTCCAGTGCCTGCAAAAAAATGAACTATAAGTGTGAAATTATATTAATAGATGAACCAAATTAAACAAAACTTTATTAAGCATGCtatagaaaattaaaataaataaaaaagttgaaAAAGACAAAATAGAAAAACCAATGAAAAGTATGTAAAATGACAAAATAGATGAACCCCACAGAAATTATCcacaaaatttcaaaataatgcaAAACACAGAAATAGTGCAAAATCATTATAAAGAAATAGTgaaaaataattataaagaaaTAGATTACTAATTATATCATTAATCCACAAAAATAGTGCAAAATCATTATAAAGAAAAAAGTTTCAAAAAGTAAAATCATGAGCAAACTTTTAGTATGCAATAAAAACTAGAGAAAAATGTGagctttttattattaatttaaagatAGAGAGATTTTAAGAGACTGTAAACTAAGCTACGTACTAAACTGAAAGAGCACTTTGGATTTCTGAATTCTCACCTTTGTCTGTCTTTAACTTTtccaacacatataaaacatgcATGCTCTCCTCTCACATCTACAACTGTTGCCTATTAAAGTTTCCTCAGTTACAAATAAATCTCATAATTCATAATCAACTTCAACCATATAATTTATTCTATTCGTTTAATacaaatatatacaattatatatcaataaatttatatttgtatAACAAAAATGCAGAAAGCACATTATATCAGTGGAAAATAGAATCCCTACATAATAATACTATCTGAATTAGAGGACACAGCTATGTAATTTGTTCATTATCTACTCCTGAAAACTTAAAAGTCAAAAGACCACTTATGATTAGAGACattcaaaaaaagaaaaatgggAAAAAGATAAGGGTTGGAAATAATGCCAAAAACAGTAATAAGAGTAACACAATCAACAACTTTCAAATCCTTTTAACTTGACTACACAGAACCCCACttctctcttttatttttctcttttaaaaaacaAACTTCTCTTTTATACACAATATTACATCAAACCACACCACATCTCCAAATAAATAGAAGCCTGCATCTTTTATCTTTCAAGAATTCAATCAAACACCTTAATTACATTAACGACATAACTAAAATAAATATTCTATCAACACTTTCATCCACTAAACACAAACGAATCACAAGTAATATGTTTCACAATCAAAGAAATTTCAACAAAACTATCAATATTTAATAAAAGATATATAGGTATTGTAAATACACACAATAAAAGAAACACATATTTAGTATATTAATTTTAGAGATAGATCCAACTCCAGTCTTGTTTAAAGCATCTGATGCAGTTATTTTTCAACTTCAATTTTCATCTCTCAATTAAGTTGATCATAGCGGCAAACTAATTTTGTCAACAGAGGCATGCCCATTTTGCAGGAGGGTTCGAGAGGCGATAACAAAACTTGATCTTTCTATAGAGGTGAGTAGTTAAAAATGGAATTTGGATCAAGAAAATCAATCCTAAAATCTTCACATATTATTGATATAAAAAATCATATACAGCATTCATCAAGTTCAAGTTATAGAAGAATCTTATATACGAAAGATAATGATAGTACTTTAACATATACTTTTAAACTTTGGATAACTTTCACATAAAGACACAGattacatttattatattatttaaatgtaAATCGTACCCCCTTACTTGAGACACTAGAATAGAGGAAGCCAAGACTTGGTGATTAATTTTGGGAATCAGTGAGAATAAAAAGTTTCAACTATTGGATTGTATATTATATTCCTATTGGAGAGATAATCGTTTTATTATCTTTATATCACTCTTTATAGGCTTCACAATATGGATTATTTCATCACCTGATCAACTTTGGTATAAACCTGTAGCATTaagtttttattttctttcttgggAAAGTTGATCTTATTGTTTCATACAAGCAATTTTTTGCGTCATATATTTTTTGTCCAATAAAGATGTTCTTGTACTTAGATTTCTGTTCAGGAACTTTCATGTATATCATAAAGTTCAGAAGAATTTTGCAAAACATTAATTTTCTGAACAAATTTCCAAAAACTACAGTTTTATGAAAGTAAACTATTTCCCACATATAATAAATTCACCCCAAAGAACAACCAAGAACAACCAAGAACAACCAAATATGCTAATGCCGGAAAAAGCACCAAATCTGAAAGAATGTCATTTGAAAGAGATGCTTACCCAGATATGCCCAGACACCGGAAGTTCTTGCTTCCCCAAATCTGCCCAAACGTTATGCCTTTGTCGCGCCCAAAAAATTAATGAGATGCTCGGATGCAGGGAAAAAATTGTTAGTCTCGTTGGGTGCTTCGTTGACAAGGAAGACGATGCAGACGAAGGAGGGAAGAAGATGGAGCAAGTAGGATAGAGCAGCAACAGAAGAAATCagggaaaaaagaagaagaagaagaagaaatcggGGGAAAGAGAAACAAGGTCAgagggaaaaataaaataatatctttagtttttacttttattaaataaaatcttattataaaatcaatttctttaattTCCTTTTCGCCCCAAATTTCAAAAATCATCTCTATTAAGTCCTTTACTAAATTCATTTCAATTTTTAAAAACcccaattataattaaataacattttaatccaataatcttgaCTATTCAAAATTCTTTCTTTTAATcctaaatattataattaaatcataatttattttaaatattacaaATTTTAGGATAAATCTTTCATCCAATtggatatatattattatttattcacataaatgATAATATAAATTAAGAGGGAAATATTTATGTTTACCGAGGTTTTCGGAAactatactaataaatattagcTAAGATTAATGATATGGAGTTAAGAAGATTAACACAAGATTTTTTCGTGGttggattggatggatcccggcttaagtcttttccaccactctttggcgggaccacctagagtgatcgagaaacagaggCACTCGCCGTCGTCACTGAAGTGGGCCACCGTCATAAGCCgattgtaccgggacagatggtccctggggttgGTGTTTCCGGTATAGGCAGTGAgtcttggcatcttgaaccccttggggagtacagcGTCCAGAATGTGCCtcgcgcagggctctttatcctcttcatcggagtcggtttccgctccttcctgcttgcggaccaaatggtccgtgacctttttcaaagcggccagctgctccatgagtTGCCAGGCTGTGCCATCCTctagggggattctttcgttcctcctgtcgttgatgttgttcctaaggtcgccacctcgggggagatTCTTTTCCTTACGGGCTTGCTCTTTTCGAGCGTTCAGTTCGTCGCGTATATCTATCCGGGACttgtcgtcccctgaactaagggcaTGACGCTCCTCGTTGCGCGGCCGCTCGGTTTTTTTTTACCGAGGCGCTTGGGTGCAAAGAGCTTTCCTGTTTGTCTCGCCCTGGGCGTGCTAGGGCCGTGCGTTCCGCagccgcgtcccctgcggattGGTCGGGTGGCCTCGTCTTGGGACGGGGAACTCCTTCTCTTTtctagggagcggccgggaacaGGTCCCGGCTTTCATGACGGGGGTGCTCTTGTCTCGAgtctttccaccggccttctttttctccctgtccgggtttcctgggGCTGGCTCAGGAAACTGCTCCGGGGGAGGGATCAGCCTTACTTCTTTGGGGACCCCAACTCGGGCTTGCAGAGTGGGTTGTTGCACTCCTGGAAGTGGGCCAGCTATAGGATTGGTCGTCAgaccctgcgcggctatgaatgcctgcagggcttggagggactcttgcatccgccgaTGCGCCTTCGCTTGCTCAGTgatcctggcctcctggtccaggacttgctgcctcagtctagtcacctccaggtcctactggttgggctctccttcggggatctcgggatccgcagcttcgttgtggtactccccctcgttttcctcttcataatattcctcctcgttctcttcttcgtactctgtcccaccctcatagtcttgtgactcgtcaaggtgagatgtttgaggaggagCGTTCTCAGGCGGATTCTGAGGAAGATGTTGGGAAGGCAACGGATCTCCATTGCCTTGCTCTGGATTACTAGGGTCGAAcgttgtgtgtcgtgtgttcaccattgtagcaAAGGCATGgtgttagcactagctttctcaggctctcaatgaaagcaccaaaatgtttaccgaggttTTTGGAAACtatactaatgaatattagctaagatTAATGATATGGAGTTAAGAAAAttaacacaagatttttacgtggttggggcgttaatgagccttagtccacgagtctgttgtattagagcttggaaagtcttttagaatggagtttctctctatgttttgacagagtaactgtatacaattcgaagagagatcctttttccAGTGCTCTATCGCCAGTATTTATAGGCTCGTAGGAACACtaggtctgggccgggtatgatccgggcccatcaaagatgtggatactcttggcttctctagcggaagcccaatacaaaagataaaaatacacaggcccaagaataattaaggcccaatggggcggcccaagaactatatttcgcccgaaaaaatggtgtttttggtctgggcactccgagttacgaggtagattcaggggacaaagccagtcagtgtacttggcagcgcaggtctgaaatagcggcgtgcaatcccgaggtggccttttccacaggtgaaaagtggggacaacccccaagcgtcgtggggcggcttcagagTCAAGGATGCTTTTCCTTGCCAACCGGGAGGAATTGattcgggttcgtttacctctgtccctcttcgctTACCAAGGGTCCGGACCGTTTACCGGGCTCCGGGATCGTCTTTGCATGCACTCAGACCGTAATCCCAGCTGACCATACATCGCCTGGGCGACTGTCCTGGATCAACTTCCCGGACACCATCCGGGTCCGGAACTACACTTGGGCCGTAGCCCTTGATTACTCTCGTACCAAGTGGGCCTGGGTTGGGCCCATAACCGAACGCCCAGCCCATGGGCCAGGAccatcgtcccgggcccacgacaggaaatggggacAATAATTTCTTTATAGTCTCTGTTAACCGAGGTTTTCGGCAACTCTCTTAATGACTAATATTTACTAATAATTATAATGAAAGCAGAAGATTAACACagggattttacgtggttggggcgttaattagccttagtccacgagtctatattattagagcttgaagaaccttTTACAATGTAGTTTTCtgtctatattttgacagagtttctgtTTTTCTGGTGAAAGGAGACCCCTAttacagtgttctgtagcttatatttataggcttatgggaacaccgAGTCCAGACCGGGTCCGACCCAGGCCCATTAGAGAAACGGATATAAGTGGCCTTTCTAgcggaggcccaatacaaaaggtaCACGATATAAAAATTCCAagccagctaaggcccaacaggttgTCCTTAGAGCTacatctcgcccgacaaaacgacgcTTTTGGTATGGCCACTTCTagtcacgaggcagattcaggagacaagaccagtcagagtacttggctgcgcaaaCCTGACACAtaggcgtgcaatcccgaggtgaccttttctgtaggtgaaaagtggggacaacgtcCACGTGGAGTGAGGCGGcatcagggtcctggacgcttggccccttcAACCGGGTGCGAGGGGTTTCGGGACCGTTTACCTTTGCCCTGCTtggtttaccacaggcccggatcGTAACAGGGGCCGGGACCTGGACGTGTAGCCGCGAGAGTCCGAACACTCTTTACACCGCCCGGATTGTCCTCGCGGAGgacggacccggagggacatccCGGACACCTCCAATGGGCCCCGACATGCATCTCCGGTCCATGCCCTTCCCCTTAGACACTccataccaagaggccttgggccgggcccgcatgcttacatggcccctggcaatgggcctggacgaaggccACGAGCCCATGCagaaaatggggataacatttaccccccaatcCTTCGCCTAGGCCTGCCAGAGGGAGGGTTGCACCGTCCCCAGGATGCTTGCTTGGCTGCCTCCCCAATTCCTGTCCGAATTCGAGGGTCCGGGacagagggccgcggcattggtTGGATGCttggcccggatcgtttaccacaGTCCGGGggcgtttacctttgtcccgctttaTGGCAAGGATACACGTGTTGCCAGGTGATTGCTGCACAAGTATTGAAAGGTCGCCTAGCTCTCCCAAGGGTGGCTAGGCCTAGCCTAGGGTGTCAGCGGACGTCTCGAAgtgtcccatccgcacggggggtcatcattaatgtccctggaacgaggtggaccgtaggatggggcgaccctTGGCATCCGCCACACCCGGGCCGTCCGATCTGAGACGGCGAGGATCCAACCTGAAAGGACTCATAAATATCCCTGCGCGACTCCTGACCGTTTGATGAAGAGACATCTGtccgttggatcgtgggccagaaCTTGGGGCCAGCATAAATACCCCACGAAAACCACATTTGGCACTTTTACCTCTTCTAACCAGCTTAAGAAAACGCAGACACTACtcgagctttgcatgtccgacatcgTCGACGACATACATGGCCACCTGCTCACTCTGCGCTGTCGCCTGTTCCCCAGAACCCCGATTTCTGTTCTTCTACCTGACGACGCATCTCGGGTTTGTCCTGTCGACAAACTACTGCATCGGCTGCGCCACTTCAAGAACAAGGTTCTGCCGTTCTTACAGTTGGACAACCATCACCTTCTACGGTCGACACCTCACAGTAAGTTCTTTTTAACTCTCTTGACAACTTCGTGAACTTATGTTCTTTTGATACGTGCGTTTAGACTCTGTGCTTTAGAAATtgctaggaaggctgcctggttcgggttgctctGTATCCGAATGCCTCCCAGACGAAGGGCGGGCCTTAGTAGTCtcctctcccgatcagggtcccggggctcTTCGGAGTCCCGGATCTAATCCaacgggactccaagcagtccttaggagattccccgtaccttgaccgactttcttgggtttaggtactgactacttggtctttctttctttgttcccagatcgtcagttATGGAAACAGGCGTTACGCTCCATTCCGAAGAAGAGGTGAATAGGGCCCCAGTCACCGTTCCCGGATCCCAGACGCCtaagggcaacaggtgggaaatggacgtgacgaccaactcgttccagaattaccggatgatgctgctcttGGAGCAGCGTCTGGGCTTCGAATCGACTCCGGGCCTCTTTCACAACCGCCTGGCCAGGctcgaggagcgggcgcatacatCCGTGGAAGGATTCAGAGCCTGGAGTGCTAGCCATATCAGCGtaggagctacgctcccgcttcatgactttTTCCTGTGGTTCCTGACGTACGTGGGAATCGCACCGTTCCAGCTTTTGCCACAAGCGTACCATCTACTCGCTGGGTGAAAGGTGTTTTGCGCCGCGAAGGAGATCGCAGAGCCCACCCCTGtggaagtcttgtacttctacaagctggagccgcaggttaacgtcaaggacaagaccctagACGGCTTTTACAAGCTGAAGCCGCGGAGCAGCTATCccgctcctaccagctcctggaggcacCCCCCGGACGTCAGGCATTATTGGTTCATGATGTCTGGGTTCCTCGTagacaagaaccccacactgttgctggacttccagtgagtgggtaagtatttcccTGGACCTCTTTCTTTTATTCATCTTTTCTACTCGTCTCTTATCATGTCTTCCGGGTGGCAGGGCCCTTCGCtcaaaccccccttaccgagttcatCCTGGAAAGGGGGAGGTTTTATGCTAAGTTGACCGCGGAGgatctggacgtagggggctacgtcaCGAATGATAACCTCCGGCTGgttgggatgctcgcggccacccagaccattgttatccCGAATCTTCTGGGCATCCCCTGCGAGAAGAACATCGACGTCCGGGAGCAGCTGGCCCTCGACCACATTGCCACTGTGGTAAGGGCGGCGCAGGCCGACGCGGCCCAGCATAAGAAGAAACAGCCCCCAGCAGAAGTGGCCACCTcagaagagctggaggagctcttcgaagatgccctaccaaacgttgggactcccggggctagcataTCGGGGcaaggtaactcccctttaatcttaacttatgctccctgaatcggggacttagctagggacaGGCTAGTACCTCTGGGCCCTGCGTTTGGGgccgatggggagatgaggccttcggttcccgtccccgtaggctcaaaggtcctcatgttcttacccgggttcctccagtacggggtcTTCCTAAACTCGGACCACATAGGGGATCGGGTCCATTCAtttgctttaagggaattgagtctcgcccgaggcatagatgagggttcgtcccgggccatttctaactttgatttgtgtTTTCATTTGTTTGGTTTACcgtcctaactcctttttctgtACTTTTGCGGAGGTCTCCAACATGTCAAACCCGgccagcgaaatgaggcggctcatCAAGGACAGGGCGGCCAAGAAGGCGGGCAGGAAGAGAAACGAGGAGACAGGCCTGGAGCCCCATCTTACCTGGGAACTATCCGTGACGGACCTCCGTCCAGGCGCAGGGGCTCTGGCCGTGGTCCCCTTCCAGGCCGTGGAGCCTGCCGCAAAATTCGCCTCCGACCCGCCCCCCGTGATTGATTTGGAGGCGGGCGCGGCTTCCAGTCGGAGCTCCGGGAAAAGGCCCCAGACGATGCGGGCCGGCTCGACTGAAGAGTCACATGGGGAGAGCCGGCTGACCGCGAAGGAAATCCCCCCACCGCCAGTTCTTCCCCTGCGCCCGACTCTTCTGGAGGAGGGGGAGTCAGCcctgcgggatgagcagtcccggctgatcaaccggactTGGGAAAATAGCCGGTGCTGGAGGGATGAtacttacaaggccctgacgatccgtcgCCAGGTTGAATTCTCGGATCatcctgccgagttcagcgctccccagccgatcgtggaccggctagtCGTCGAAGCGGGCTTTCGCCCTAAACCTGGCCAGGACACGGCCCCCCTGGAGGCCGACCTACTGGACCAGGTCGGGagcaccatgtccaaccttcaaCTCAAGAGgcacgccacgatagccaacctgGACGTACTATTCGTCTCcaaggctctccgccaccaggccaccgcggtaactcTCGATTCTCTTACACTCCTTCCCTTATTTGATGATAGTTTTATTTTCTGACTTTTCCTTGCTCCAGGTTGATCTGTTGTCCCAACGGAGTGCCGACCCGGTGGCTgagcttgccataaagatggagacggccaagctggagttggaggcggccgtgaatcagagggaggccTCCAGGGAGACCCTTGGCCGGGAGACGGCCCGCCTCCAGGCAGAGGTGGCCCGTGTGCAGGCAGAGCGTGAGAAGCTCGGCCGCGCCAAGGTCGGGTTGGAAGAGGAGCTGTCCCGGAAGACAAAGGAGGCCAATGAACGGGCGACGCTCTTGGAGACGGCCGCGGCGCAATCCGCCCTGGATAAAGAGGAGATCCTGGCCTTGAAAGCCcgagtctgcgaactgggcgactcCCTGCTCCAGGAAAAGGCAGGGCATGAAACGACCCGTCGAGAAaaggaggaggtcgagggccTACTAGatgtcacctttgacgaggccatctacatggcctggtgcaaggataagagtATGAATCTCCTTGTCTTCCCCGATCCTGAGTCAAAGTGGGCCGAGTATGAGGCTAAGGAGAGGGAGGACGCAGACCTCCGAGCGGATGCGTTGTAGGACTGGACC
It encodes the following:
- the LOC133816222 gene encoding uncharacterized protein LOC133816222, translated to MDNRTEIISERINNTVMGQTWLMPYHFLRHWMLVIIDPDDHTCYYLDPLRKSPPNDLKNLMNSVVGRIHIHMAKLMKLEMNGQPSFLSGCVIARVTFEIRIKKYTNCSF